One window of Vibrio sinaloensis genomic DNA carries:
- the cydD gene encoding heme ABC transporter permease/ATP-binding protein CydD, which produces MDKKKQRSLNLWLKQQSKLAKRWLMIAVGLGVLSSLFLLAQAALLATILHQLIIEQVDKSQLVMHFVGLAVVIALRALCSWGREIAGYRCGEQVRVYIRQLIFDKLRELGPAYIKGKPAGAWATLLLEQVEDMQDFFARYLPQMSLSVLIPFVILIVVFPVNWAAGLIFLLTAPLVPLFMALVGMKAADANRKNFKALQRLSGHFYDRLQAMTTIRLFDRTQAETEVMRGASEVFRTRTMDVLKIAFLSSAVLEFFTSISIALTAVYFGFAFIGELNFGDYGLGVTLFSGLFILVLAPEFYQPLRDLGTFYHAKQQAVGAAESIVDFLETDVATVGNGQEPLPGEPSIRIEANDLMVLSPQGKTLVGPISFTLHPTQTTALVGPSGAGKTSLVNALLGFLPYQGSLKINGVERRELDLDDWRRHISWVGQNPLLLHGTIRDNVTLGKPKVDEQQIQHALKESFAAEFVDKHGLDYTISDRSGGLSVGQAQRLALARAMIQGGQFWLLDEPTASLDARSEQLVMQGLEQQIANKTALMVTHQLTPLQNVDQILVMQDGQLVQQGSFDSLAQQEGLFKHMLASSHAINQANKGNLDA; this is translated from the coding sequence ATGGACAAAAAGAAACAACGCAGCTTGAATTTGTGGCTTAAACAGCAAAGTAAGCTCGCTAAACGCTGGCTTATGATTGCGGTAGGCCTTGGCGTACTCTCTAGCCTCTTTCTTCTGGCTCAAGCAGCTTTGCTGGCCACAATTTTGCACCAGTTAATCATTGAACAGGTCGACAAGTCGCAGTTAGTCATGCACTTTGTCGGTTTGGCCGTCGTCATCGCATTGCGCGCTTTGTGCTCTTGGGGCAGAGAAATCGCTGGCTATCGCTGTGGTGAACAAGTCCGTGTCTATATTCGTCAGCTTATCTTCGACAAACTGCGCGAGCTTGGGCCCGCATACATCAAAGGCAAACCCGCTGGCGCTTGGGCAACACTGTTGCTCGAACAAGTGGAAGACATGCAAGACTTTTTCGCTCGCTATTTGCCGCAGATGTCTCTGTCGGTGTTGATCCCGTTCGTGATTCTTATTGTGGTGTTCCCGGTTAACTGGGCTGCTGGCCTAATCTTCTTGCTGACCGCGCCTTTGGTTCCTTTGTTTATGGCTTTGGTTGGCATGAAAGCCGCCGACGCAAACCGCAAAAATTTCAAAGCCCTGCAACGCTTGTCTGGTCACTTTTATGACCGCTTGCAGGCAATGACCACCATTCGGCTTTTTGATCGCACTCAGGCAGAAACAGAAGTGATGCGTGGTGCCTCAGAGGTATTTCGCACGCGTACTATGGACGTGTTGAAAATAGCGTTTCTCTCTTCTGCGGTTCTCGAGTTCTTTACCTCTATTTCGATTGCGCTAACCGCCGTCTATTTTGGCTTCGCTTTTATCGGCGAACTCAATTTTGGTGACTACGGGCTAGGCGTTACGCTGTTTTCCGGCTTGTTCATTCTGGTATTGGCTCCAGAGTTTTATCAGCCGCTGCGCGACCTGGGTACCTTTTATCACGCTAAGCAACAAGCGGTGGGTGCTGCTGAAAGTATCGTTGATTTCCTAGAGACCGACGTTGCCACGGTAGGGAATGGTCAAGAGCCTCTGCCTGGCGAGCCATCGATTCGAATCGAGGCCAATGATCTGATGGTTTTATCTCCACAGGGCAAAACCTTGGTAGGGCCAATCAGCTTTACTCTGCATCCAACTCAAACCACTGCGCTCGTTGGGCCTAGTGGCGCTGGCAAAACCAGCTTAGTGAACGCGTTACTCGGATTTCTTCCCTACCAAGGGTCACTCAAGATTAATGGTGTCGAAAGGCGCGAGCTCGACCTAGATGATTGGCGACGCCATATCAGTTGGGTGGGGCAAAATCCGCTCCTCCTGCATGGGACCATTCGCGACAACGTGACGCTCGGTAAACCAAAGGTCGATGAACAGCAAATCCAACACGCTCTCAAAGAGTCCTTTGCTGCAGAGTTTGTTGACAAGCACGGCCTAGACTACACCATCAGTGACCGCTCTGGAGGCTTATCGGTTGGGCAAGCGCAACGTCTAGCCCTTGCTCGGGCCATGATTCAAGGTGGTCAATTCTGGTTACTGGATGAGCCGACCGCCAGCTTAGATGCTCGTAGCGAACAATTGGTGATGCAAGGGTTAGAACAGCAAATTGCTAACAAAACCGCATTGATGGTGACTCATCAACTCACGCCGCTGCAAAACGTCGACCAAATCTTGGTCATGCAAGATGGTCAGTTGGTACAACAAGGCAGCTTTGACTCACTGGCTCAACAAGAAGGCCTGTTCAAACATATGCTGGCATCCAGTCATGCCATCAATCAAGCTAATAAGGGGAATCTTGATGCGTGA
- the cydC gene encoding heme ABC transporter ATP-binding protein/permease CydC: MRDLLPYLKLYKKHWFGLSLGMLLAFLTVAASIGLLTLSGWFLSAAAVAGLTIARETFNYMLPGAFVRGFAMGRTAGRWGERVVSHNATFKLLTDLRTFFFAKLAPLIPGRVSNLRDADLLNRLVADIDAMDHVYLRLVSPMVVGTLGILGLTALVSWFDLQLGLILGAVLLALLLTWPIVFYKLGKNNGQDLTHNRAQLRIATLDWLQGYSELTLFGAEKRYRYLIFNAQQHLLKNQLFNAHFSGLAQALLLLANGWTLVLMLWVAADGVGGNPPDPMVALVVFATMASVELLMPIAGAFQHLGQTLTSARRLNEITLAEPEVTFPAQDVVHDANYTIDYQSVSFSYPETNAPVLKQIDLHIPAQHRVAIVGQTGSGKSTLIQLLNRYWDVDQGQVQIAGKPLQQWSESQLRQAISVVSQRVDILNGTLRDNLLMASPQAQDQTLVEILTKVGLEKLADDDGLDAWLGDGGRQLSGGEKRRIGIARALLHNAPILLLDEPTEGLDKQTEQQIMALFEQHFVGKTVIFITHRLVNLDQMDTICLLEQGQVVECGSHQALLDKQGRYFQLTQTL, from the coding sequence ATGCGTGACCTTCTTCCCTACCTCAAACTTTACAAAAAACATTGGTTCGGGCTATCGCTCGGTATGTTGCTGGCGTTTCTTACTGTCGCCGCATCGATTGGGCTGCTCACGCTTTCTGGTTGGTTTTTATCAGCGGCTGCGGTGGCAGGTTTAACCATTGCCCGTGAGACCTTTAATTACATGCTGCCAGGCGCATTTGTGCGCGGTTTTGCAATGGGACGTACCGCTGGACGTTGGGGCGAGCGCGTAGTCAGCCACAACGCTACCTTTAAACTGCTCACCGACCTGCGTACCTTCTTTTTTGCCAAACTCGCTCCGCTTATCCCGGGTCGAGTATCCAATTTGCGCGATGCCGACCTACTCAATCGCTTGGTCGCCGACATCGATGCGATGGACCATGTATACCTGCGTCTAGTTAGCCCTATGGTAGTGGGGACACTGGGCATCCTTGGATTGACCGCTTTGGTTAGTTGGTTTGATCTCCAGTTGGGGTTGATACTGGGCGCTGTGTTGTTGGCGTTACTACTGACATGGCCAATCGTGTTTTACAAGCTTGGTAAAAACAACGGCCAAGATCTGACCCACAACCGCGCTCAGCTCAGAATTGCCACTCTGGATTGGTTGCAAGGTTACAGTGAATTGACGCTATTTGGCGCCGAAAAACGCTATCGTTATCTGATCTTCAACGCACAACAGCATCTGCTAAAAAATCAGCTTTTCAATGCGCACTTCTCGGGTCTGGCGCAAGCGCTGTTGCTACTCGCGAATGGCTGGACTCTGGTGCTGATGTTGTGGGTCGCGGCAGACGGTGTTGGTGGTAACCCACCGGATCCTATGGTGGCCCTAGTAGTCTTTGCCACCATGGCGAGTGTGGAACTGCTGATGCCTATCGCGGGTGCATTCCAACACTTAGGGCAGACACTGACCTCTGCCCGTCGACTCAATGAGATCACACTAGCGGAGCCTGAGGTCACTTTCCCAGCGCAAGATGTGGTGCACGATGCAAATTACACCATTGACTACCAGTCCGTATCGTTCAGCTACCCTGAAACAAACGCGCCGGTACTCAAACAAATAGACTTGCACATTCCTGCTCAGCATCGTGTTGCGATTGTTGGTCAAACTGGCTCAGGTAAATCGACCTTGATCCAGCTGCTCAATCGCTATTGGGACGTGGATCAAGGGCAAGTTCAAATAGCCGGTAAACCTTTGCAACAGTGGAGTGAATCTCAACTGCGCCAAGCGATCAGCGTCGTTAGCCAACGGGTCGATATTCTCAATGGTACCTTGCGCGATAATCTGTTGATGGCAAGCCCTCAAGCACAAGACCAAACCTTGGTTGAAATACTCACTAAGGTGGGTTTGGAGAAACTAGCCGATGATGACGGACTGGATGCTTGGCTAGGCGATGGCGGTCGACAGCTTTCTGGAGGCGAAAAACGTCGGATTGGTATTGCCCGCGCTCTGCTGCACAATGCGCCTATCCTGCTGCTGGACGAACCGACAGAAGGTCTGGACAAACAAACTGAGCAGCAAATAATGGCGCTGTTTGAGCAGCATTTTGTCGGAAAGACCGTGATCTTTATAACTCACCGTTTGGTGAACCTCGATCAGATGGACACTATTTGTCTTCTCGAGCAAGGGCAAGTGGTTGAGTGTGGTAGCCATCAGGCGTTGCTTGACAAGCAAGGTCGCTACTTCCAATTAACCCAGACCCTTTAA
- a CDS encoding 2OG-Fe dioxygenase family protein — protein sequence MLHQRETTLQLTKLSDDAIAQLAPTFSKLPHTEHADGQYRLRRYSVVTLKDGKVIDLNKNEFMQTDDINRFQGNVVRQFEPIEQSTLDSEGMREMCQLFAASNNLFDGHEIEIHQIRIAAVYDETQVAPEGVHQDGFEHIALVGMGRHNIEGGDIMLYNSFNEAPFFRKVLQSGEVAMLADNKLWHNAQPIRSVIEGEQGHMDVFVLTAKDAVNELHS from the coding sequence ATGTTACATCAGCGTGAAACCACACTTCAGCTAACCAAACTTAGCGACGATGCCATTGCTCAACTAGCCCCAACTTTTTCTAAGTTGCCACACACTGAGCATGCCGATGGTCAGTATCGTTTACGTCGTTACTCGGTGGTGACATTAAAAGATGGAAAAGTCATTGATTTGAATAAGAATGAGTTTATGCAGACCGATGACATCAACCGCTTCCAAGGCAATGTCGTGCGTCAGTTTGAACCTATAGAGCAGTCGACGCTAGACAGCGAAGGGATGCGTGAAATGTGTCAGTTGTTCGCGGCCTCCAATAATCTCTTCGATGGACATGAGATCGAAATTCACCAAATCCGCATTGCCGCTGTCTACGATGAAACCCAAGTGGCGCCAGAAGGCGTGCACCAAGACGGTTTTGAGCACATCGCCCTAGTAGGAATGGGGCGTCACAACATTGAGGGTGGCGATATCATGCTCTACAACAGCTTCAACGAAGCGCCATTTTTTAGAAAGGTGTTGCAAAGTGGCGAAGTCGCGATGCTCGCGGACAACAAGCTTTGGCACAACGCTCAACCAATCCGCTCAGTGATTGAAGGTGAGCAAGGCCATATGGACGTATTTGTACTGACTGCGAAGGATGCTGTGAATGAGCTTCACTCCTAA
- the trxB gene encoding thioredoxin-disulfide reductase, with translation MSDVKHSNLLILGSGPAGYTAAVYAARANLKPVLVTGMQQGGQLTTTTEVENWPGDPEGLTGPALMDRMKEHAERFETEILFDHINQVDFSQRPFRLKGDNGEYTCDALIISTGASAKYLGLESEEAFKGRGVSACATCDGFFYRNQKVAVVGGGNTAVEEALYLSNIASEVHLIHRRDSFRAEKILVKRLMDKVESGNIVLHTDRTLEEVVGDDMGVTGVRIKDTQSDAIEQVDVMGVFIAIGHQPNTSMFEGQLEMKDGYIVVQSGLEGNATQTSVPGIFAAGDVMDHNYRQAITSAGTGCMAALDAERYLDALADAK, from the coding sequence ATGAGCGACGTAAAACATAGCAACCTTCTTATTCTTGGCTCGGGCCCTGCGGGTTACACTGCCGCAGTTTATGCAGCTCGCGCCAACCTGAAACCCGTTCTTGTCACAGGAATGCAACAAGGCGGTCAATTGACCACTACCACAGAGGTGGAAAACTGGCCTGGCGATCCTGAAGGCTTAACCGGACCTGCGTTGATGGATCGGATGAAGGAGCATGCTGAACGTTTTGAGACCGAGATTTTGTTTGACCACATAAATCAGGTCGATTTCAGCCAACGTCCATTCCGTTTAAAAGGTGATAACGGCGAATACACTTGTGATGCATTAATCATCTCAACTGGCGCATCAGCCAAGTATCTAGGGTTAGAATCAGAAGAGGCGTTCAAAGGGCGCGGTGTGTCAGCTTGTGCAACCTGTGACGGCTTTTTCTATCGTAACCAGAAAGTCGCTGTCGTCGGTGGCGGTAACACCGCTGTCGAAGAAGCGCTTTATCTTTCCAATATTGCCTCTGAGGTTCACCTCATCCACCGTCGCGATAGCTTCCGCGCAGAGAAGATTTTGGTCAAACGCCTGATGGACAAAGTCGAAAGCGGCAACATCGTTTTGCACACTGATCGCACCCTAGAAGAGGTGGTTGGCGATGACATGGGCGTTACCGGTGTGCGCATTAAAGACACTCAATCAGACGCCATTGAGCAAGTCGATGTTATGGGTGTGTTTATCGCCATCGGTCATCAGCCGAATACTTCCATGTTTGAGGGTCAGTTAGAGATGAAAGATGGCTACATTGTGGTTCAATCTGGCCTCGAAGGTAATGCGACCCAAACCAGTGTACCTGGCATCTTTGCCGCTGGTGATGTGATGGATCATAACTATCGCCAAGCGATCACTTCTGCCGGCACTGGTTGTATGGCCGCATTGGATGCAGAGCGTTACCTAGACGCACTAGCAGACGCTAAATAA